One Bufo gargarizans isolate SCDJY-AF-19 chromosome 4, ASM1485885v1, whole genome shotgun sequence DNA window includes the following coding sequences:
- the LOC122935529 gene encoding zinc finger MYM-type protein 1-like: MHFDIEEEDISDVSSESDTESIVLMDDETEMELEEPSTASHGISSDPAFWPENIDDQHRITLIKIGPVQEKAFTFPKDDTNRSFSISYYQRVLDNGEKIPRNWLIYSTANNSVQCFACRIFNSDNMALASKQGFNDWQHLTRHLSRHEKTTIHITNYKKWMDLSRALEKGTTIDHINQKIIKQEEKRWYSVIQRIIYIIQYLAGQNLALRGCDARLFQNNNGNFLKLVEMIGKFDPIISEHIQRIQCSISQHSQMPHYLGYKIQNEIIAIVGTKIREKIIRSLNESKYFSIILDCTPDMSHTEQISIVVRFVVLDQSAKKIEVREHFLDFCPVNNTTSEGLTSFLLAYLKNNHIAIENMRGQGYDNGANMKGKHNGLQQRILNINPRAFFVPCSAHTLNLVVNDAAKISFLTIDFFGIVQELYVFFASSTQRWQVLKEHVTNLTLKPLSETRWESRVAAIKPLRYFLPEVFDALYDISDDDNRDINTKHQAQSLATKIKSFKFICSIVIWYELLSKVNVISKIMQQTTSNLSGCVQELEKLIKHLVEYRSDEGFENALADAKGIAEKLDCEAKFPDAFTIRPRRKKKIFDYEHEDESLADPTQYFKVNFFFAVLDTSIQSINERFTLLQSHCDTFAFLYEIPKLGMDKKDILKCSMDLQNKLTDSQLSHSDINGIDLCDERDTIRPFLTQEMTVTNILQYLVENNLTNTFPNLSVSLRILMTLPVSVAAGERSFSKLKLIKNYLRSTMSQARLTNLSIISIEKSFCEDLDIDDVIRNFAVAKARRVRFV, translated from the coding sequence ATGCATTTTGACATTGAAGAGGAAGATATATCTGATGTTTCCTCTGAGTCAGACACTGAGTCTATTGTACTTATGGATGATGAAACTGAAATGGAACTTGAAGAGCCATCAACAGCATCACATGGAATCTCAAGTGATCCTGCTTTCTGGCCTGAAAATATAGATGACCAACACAGAATAACTTTGATAAAAATTGGTCCTGTTCAAGAAAAGGCTTTTACTTTTCCAAAAGATGATACCAACAGGAGCTTTTCTATCTCTTACTACCAAAGAGTACTGGATAATGGAGAGAAGATACCAAGAAATTGGTTGATCTATTCTACAGCTAATAATTCGGTCCAGTGTTTTGCTTGCCGGATATTCAACAGTGACAATATGGCTTTGGCCTCAAAACAAGGCTTTAATGATTGGCAGCATCTGACAAGACATTTAAGCCGACATGAAAAAACCACAATCCATATCACAAATTATAAGAAATGGATGGATCTTTCAAGAGCTCTGGAAAAGGGAACAACCATTGATCATATCAATCAAAAGATCATTAAACAAGAAGAGAAACGCTGGTATTCTGTCATACAGCGAATAATCTACATTATCCAATATTTAGCAGGACAAAATCTGGCGCTTCGTGGCTGTGATGCCCGTTTGTTTCAAAACAATAATGGTAACTTCCTGAAATTGGTTGAAATGATAGGGAAATTTGATCCCATCATATCTGAACATATTCAGAGAATTCAGTGCTCCATTTCACAGCATTCACAAATGCCACATTATCTCGGTTACAAGATTCAGAATGAGATAATTGCCATAGTTGGcacaaaaataagagaaaaaattaTACGAAGCCTAAATGAGTCCAAATATTTCTCCATTATCCTGGATTGTACTCCTGATATGAGCCACACTGAGCAGATTAGTATTGTTGTCCGATTTGTTGTTCTAGATcaaagtgcaaaaaaaattgaagttcGAGAACACTTCCTTGATTTTTGTCCAGTAAACAATACAACATCTGAAGGACTGACATCCTTTTTACTGGCCTACCTAAAGAACAATCACATTGCAATTGAGAATATGCGTGGCCAAGGCTATGACAATGGCGCAAACATGAAAGGAAAACATAATGGTTTGCAGCAAAGAATACTCAATATCAATCCAAGAGCCTTTTTTGTGCCATGCAGTGCACATACTCTCAACTTGGTGGTGAATGACGCTGCAAAGATTTCATTCCTGACAATAGATTTCTTTGGCATCGTTCAAGAACTTTATGTGTTCTTTGCCTCATCCACCCAACGGTGGCAAGTACTCAAGGAGCACGTTACAAATCTAACTTTAAAACCACTCTCCGAAACCAGATGGGAAAGCAGAGTTGCAGCAATTAAACCCTTGCGATATTTCCTACCTGAGGTATTTGATGCACTGTATGACATCTCAGATGATGACAACAGGGACATTAACACTAAACATCAAGCTCAATCCTTGGCAACGAAAATAAAATCATTCAaattcatctgttccattgtcatTTGGTATGAATTATTATCAAAGGTGAATGTGATCAGCAAAATAATGCAGCAAACAACATCAAACCTATCAGGCTGTGTACAGGAACTGGAGAAGTTGATCAAGCACTTGGTGGAATACAGGTCTGATGAAGGCTTTGAGAATGCGCTAGCTGATGCCAAAGGAATAGCTGAAAAGCTTGATTGTGAAGCAAAATTTCCTGATGCATTTACAATTAGACCTCGACGGAAAAAGAAGATTTTTGACTATGAACATGAAGATGAGTCTCTTGCAGACCCTACACAATATTTTAAAGTGAATTTTTTCTTTGCCGTTTTGGACACATCCATCCAGTCCATAAATGAGAGATTCACATTACTTCAGAGCCACTGTGAcacatttgcatttttatatgAAATCCCAAAACTTGGGATGGACAAAAAGGATATATTGAAGTgttccatggatctgcaaaacaaatTAACTGACAGCCAGTTATCCCACTCTGACATTAATGGAATAGATCTTTGTGATGAACGGGACACCATTCGACCTTTTCTAACCCAGGAGATGACAGTCACCAACATCTTGCAGTATCTAGTGGAGAATAACTTGACCAACACATTCCCAAACCTTTCTGTTTCACTGAGAATATTGATGACACTTCCTGTAAGTGTAGCTGCTGGGGAACGTTCATTTTCCAAACTAAAGCTGATAAAAAATTATCTCCGTTCCACGATGTCCCAGGCAAGACTTACCAACTTATCCATTATATCCATTGAAAAATCCTTCTGCGAAGACTTGGATATAGATGATGTGATTAGAAATTTTGCTGTTGCCAAGGCTCGAAGAGTTCGTTTTGTTTGA